CTTTTTGTTTTTTCTGTAGTAACAGTTGTCTCATTTTGAACATAGTTGAAGAACAAAGAAAAATAGCGATTAATTGGCCATAAAGATGACATTCTAGACGTTCCCGCTTAACATTGTGACAACGATTGATACCAAAAAGAGATTTCCATGTTTTAAATACAATCTCTATTTGCCAACGTAGAGAGTAGATATCATGAATATGTTCCATCGGAACAACTTCCCAGGGGATATTGGTAATATAAACATTGATTTCTGTTAAACGTTTACTTTTTTCAGAGTATGTAACTCCTTTTTTCTTTTCAACATAAGTTTGTTGTTTCCTACGTTTATGAGTTTGAGTTGATGTGAGTCTATATATTACGACTCGTGAGGGTAATTTTTGTTGTCCAATATAGGCATTCTGAATTTCATAGGTATCTCCTGGTTTTATCTGATGCATAATATCTTCAAGGTTAAGCAAGACATATAAAGATTGCTTTTTTACTGTCCCATTCCGAAAGAATTCTGGAGATTCATTTTTTACATATACTCTATTATTTAATTTCAGCCGTGAAACGTAGAATACTCCCCGTTGATCCATCTGGTCTAAATCTTTTAGAGAAAAATATCCTAAATCTCGAATACATAAATCTCCTGGGCGTAAGGTATCCAAACAATCTGTACCAAAGGTTTTATCATTATTTTTACCTGGTTCCATTTGAAAATTGAGGAATTTCCCACTATGTAAATCATATTCTAGTTGAATCTTAATACCGGCTGTTTGTGCACATCCTCCTGAACCAGGATAAATAGGAGCTAAATGATTGGGTACTTGAAAAATAGTAGCATCTAAAATACGTATACGTTGAAAATAAGAAGTGTATTGGTTTGAAATTTGAGATGAATCGTTTAGTTTGCTTTTGACTAAAAGGGAAAATACGCGCTGTAGAAATAAAACAGCGTATCGGTTAAAACGTTGATTAAGTCCTTCTGGACTCATGAGTGTAGCTGTATTTGCATAAAGTTGACTACATAATCGAGTGAGAGAGTCGCTTGCTACGTGTTGACTAATCCAGATACATAAAGCAGCCAAATCTCGTGCACCATACTTACTTTTACGTTTTACAAAACCTGTCTCTTGTGCAAGTTGTTGAAGAATATGTGGAGATAGATATCGCTGTAGTTCTTCAGCGAACAAATGAAACTCATCTTGAATCGATAGATTCATACAAAAGCGCCATCCTTTCTGTATATTTCTACAAAAAGAATAACGTTTTTTCTGTTGGATGGATACTAATTTACTTTAGGATTTCTGACGATGTAATAGTATCTCTTATGCTGTTTTATAAAATGAAAAAAAGACCTTAATAATGCAAAGGTCTCTTAAATCTAAAGATTCTGTAATTCAATTCGATCTAATTCTTTTTGTCTTTTCTTTTTGAAACGTTCTCTGCCTGAAATCCATATACTTAACAACCCACATAAACCAGCTATTATTTTTATCCATGTAGAAAAATAATCACCATTAGCGAGTAGTTTATTAAAAAAGAAGCTAATAAAACCTATGTATGCTACAGGGAGAATTCCACCTAAATAAGGGGTTTTTCGAGATGATAAAAAGCTTTGAGTAACTATTATAACAACAATAACTAGTATTCCAACTACAGGTTTCATAATTAAACATCCCTTTCTTTTTTATATTTTTCTATGATGATTTTAGCAACGTCTAGACTAATTCGTTCATCAATAACAAATCCCTTAATCATATTTACAAACTCTACATCATCTTCTTTACTATGTACTTCAATTTTTTATTAACCTATCTAATTTGGCACGTACTGTTGGATAAGAAACATCATACAAATTAGACATATTTTTTAAAGAGCCCGAATTCAATATAAATTTTCTAATAAATTCTAAAGACTCTTTATCTAATGAGAGAATCCATGAAGGAATTTCTTCTCTTTCCATAAAGAATCACCCTCCTTACTTTAATAATATTAAACTTTTTATAAATATTATTCAATATATAATTTAATAAAAGTGATTTCATTTTTAAATTTATTTACGTCGTTAAAAACCGGAGATTGATAACATATTGTATATTTCATAAAAAAAGAGTGGGATGAAAACATATTATCAAGTTTTGCAATCTTTTCAGGATAGACTCCTATGCTCATCAATCTAGGCAGAATAAATTTCATTGTTATAAAAGGTATAAAATTTTCTTTTTGGGGCAGTATAGAATTTTAGCTTGATGGGCATGGGGTCACTATATCATTCTGGGAAAATTGTACGCTAAGGACTACAAACCCTTATCATTACAGTATTTTATACAGATGAATACGTGTTCAGAAAGATAAAAACCTAAGTTTAATTGAACATTGATTTGTTTACACACTTTATGAACATGATTATAGCTAGAAAACGTTGATATTATTGAGTTTTATCCTCTGTTCATAAACATAAGATTTTCTGAACAAATATCTCTTAGCGTACAGCAAAAGGGGTTAATTGTGACAAAAATGTGTCTAAACGTACAGAATTCCCGGAATGATATGGTGAGGCCATTTAGGTGATTTTTGTAACAATATATCTTGTTAATCTATTTTTTATAATTTATAATATTCACTGTGTATGGTGTGTATATTGTGCATCATATACCATAACACTTATCGATAGAGAGGTTGTTTAATGAAAATAATCTTAAGTAATGTATCAAATCAGCCTTTATATCAACAGATAAAGGAACAGATTAAAGAATCAATATTTAACAATGATTTGAAAGAAGGCGAACAGTTACCCTCAATCCGCTTATTAGCTAACGACTTACATGTAAGTGTACTTACCACAAAAAGAGTCTATGCAGAACTAGAAGCAGAAGGTTTTATTATTACTAGGGTTGGCAAAGGGACCTATGTAGCTCCCACAAATTTAGAGTTATTAATGGAATCCAAGCGCCACATGGTAGAAGTCAAACTTGCAGAAGTCTGTCAGATGGCTCGAAGTATAGGAATTCATGCGGATGATCTTCATTCGATGATGGACTTAATTTTAGAGGAGGAGAATGGAGAATGAATGCTGTGTTAGAAGTGAATAAACTAAATAAAACTTACGACAGGTTTTCATTAAAAGATGTTACTTTTTCACTTAACAAAGACTGTATAACAGGCTTTATTGGTACTAATGGTTCTGGGAAAACTACTACAATTAAAGCAATCCTTGGCCTCATTTTAAAAGATTCCGGAAAAATTAATTTTTTAGGAAAAGATATGGATAAAAATGAAAGGAAATCTAAAAACAAAATTGGCATTGTGCTAGATGAGGGATATTTCTATGATGAATTAACATTAAAAGAAATGAAAAACGTGATTGCCCCTTCTTACACTGACTGGGATGAAGCGGACTTCTTATCTTACATTAAACAATTTAATTTAAATCTAGGACAAAAAATTTCTACTCTATCCAAAGGTATGCGGATGAAATTCGCGGTTGCTTTGGCCCTATCCCACCATGCAGACCTATTGATAATGGATGAACCAACAAGTGGTTTGGACCCATTAGTACGGAGTGAATTGATGAATATTCTTCTGGATTTTATGAAGGAACCAGGTAAAAGTGTCTTTTTTTCCACTCATATTACCTCTGATTTAGATAAAATTGCAGATATGATTATTTTAATCGATGATGGAAAAATTTTAGTTAATGAGGAAAAAGATATATTAGTGGACACACATGCATTGGTAAAAGGAGACAATCAATTAATTAATGAACAAACCAAACCACTTTTTTTAAATTTGCATCAATCTCAATACGGATTTGAGGGGATTACTCATAAAAAAGATGATGTTCGTCGACTCATGCCTGATGTATTGGTGGAAAGGCCGACTATAGAGGATATTATGCTTTCATACATCGGAGGTAATAATCATGTTAATTAACCTTGTAATGAAAGACTTTATGCTAGTCAAAAAACATTTCTTAATTTTACTTGTTTTTGCAGCTATCGCTCCTATTTATGTTTCTACACAACTACAATTAAACGATGGCGGTCTTGTTGGCTTTCTTTTAACAGTAATTTTGATGGAGCAAATTTTATTTGGTACGATATCCAAATTTGAGGATCAGTACAAGGGGGCGGCTTTACTTTGTGCAACTCCATACACACGAAATGCATTTGTAAAAGCAAAATATCTCTTTCTTTTTGTAATTTTCATTTGTGTCTCCATCATCCGTATTATTACGACAATTATCATACCATCGGGTATAGAAAAACTCAGCATAAACGCTCTTGGAATAACATTTCTAATTGTTAGTATTTTATTTGGTATACTACTCCCTGTTCAATTTAAATTCGGTTATGACAAAACAAAAATAATAACATTTTTTACTGTCTTTTTAATACCTTTTGTCGCTCCTACTCTTATAAAGGGACACTTTGATTTTACAATTACCTTTCCATTTCCACCAATTGTTCTGGCATGGATGCCTTGTTTTATCTCAATAGTTATTAGTCTTATATCAATGATGATATCTCTAAAAATATATGCAAAAAAGGATTTATAATTAAATTTTAAATATAATAGGGATAGCTGTTAAAGGAAATATTTAGTATCGTAAAGATTTCCTTTTTTCAGCCATCCCTGTTAAAAATTCAGGTTCCCCTTGTTATATACCTTTTTCTTAATTAAGTAGATTTTATGAATATTGAAATGAATCAAGTCTTTAAATCATTAGTCTTCTTAATTTCTCTTTTCATTAAAGGATACCACTCCAACGCCATCAAGCTAATAAATTCATTGTTCCCCAAGACGTTGAGCTGGATCCATATGGATAACTATGGAAAGGTAAAATTTTCGTTTTGGGGATATCTCAAAATCTTAGCTTGATGGCTATGGGGTCACGCCACATCGCTATCAAGCTAAGCTTATACAACGTCAATTATAGTAGAGGTTATTTCTTTTTTCTAAAGGCTACGTGTAGGGAATTTAAAGATTTGCATACGAAATAAACCCTAACGGGTTTCATTTTTTTGATTTAAGCCGCTTGATTATCAGACATGGTACAATTGTAAACGACACCTAATATATCAAAGACTGTTTTCTTCTCATACCTATGAGATTTTCGCCCGTTTTGCTGTAGGAGGTTGAACAGGCGAATTAGAACCTTTGATAGCTCTTGGGTGTCTTTCTGTATAGCTTGGAAAAGAAGAAGAAAGTAATCTTTAATCATATATATGGCCTTATATTCACTCAGTTCTCGTTTCTTTTTCATAAGAAGTAATTGCCGCATTTGAAACATGGTAGAAGAACAGAGTAGAATGGCAATCAGTTGTCCATACAAATGGCATTCCAATCGTTCTCGTTTTATCTTTTTACAATGATGAATATGAAAGAATGATTTCCACGTTTTAAATAAAATCTCGATTTGCCAACGTAAAGAATACCAATCATGTACTTGTCCCATCGGGACAATATCTGTAGGGGTATTTGTCGTATATACATTGATACCGCTAAGTCGTTTACTACGAGCAGAATACTTCATTCCTTTCTTTTTTTCTCTTACAGTTTGATCTTGTAATCGTTTTTGTTGTTGTTCTTTTGTTAGTCGATGAACAATCACACGAGTTGGGACTTTATCAGTCATTCCTACATAAGCGTTGGATATTTCACATGTTTGTCCTGGTTGAAGAGAGTTCATTAAAACCTCCATATCTATCTGGATATACTCTGTAACTTTCTTGATTCTGCCATCTTGAAAATAATCAGGGTTAGGATTTTTTTGATAAATACGTGTATTCGATTTGATACGTGAGATATAATAAGCCTTTTTATCTTGTATATGTTGAAGATCTTTCAAATGAAAATAACCTAAATCTCGGATACATAAATCATTCGCTGTTACAGTTGGGACACACAGGGAACCGTAGGTTCGATCATGTTGTTTACCTGGACCTGTATGAATATGAAGGAACTGTCCACTTAATAAATCATACTCAAGCTGAATCTTTACTCCCGCTGTATGGCTGCATCCTCCTGCACCCGGATAAACGAATGAAAAGGGATCTGGAAGTTGAAATGCAGTGGAATCTAAGATACGAATACGCTTAAAACTAGAATTATATGAAGAAGAAAACAGCCTAGGTGAAAATAATTTTTGGTTCAGAAGTTTAGCTAATATTTGTTGTAGAAACTGCACGGCTGCGGAGTTAAATCTTTGATTTAGTCCTTCAGGACTTATGAGTACTTCTGTTGATGCTTCTAAACAACTACATAACTGGGTTAAGGAAGTTTTTGCTACACTTTGGCTTAGCCATACGCATAAAGCTACTAAATCTTTTGCTTGGTATTTACTGGTTCGTTGCACAAAGCCAACATCTCTAGCAAGATTTCGTAAGATATTAGGGGATAAAAAGCTTTGAATTTCTTGAGCAAATAGTTGTAATTCATCAGATACAGAAATAGACATACAAAAACGCCATCCTTTCCTATAATTCTATATAAAAGATAACGTTTTTTTGTGTTCTTGTGACGATATTTTATAAGTGATTTTATTTTAGAAAACGGCGTTGACTCTCTAGTTACAGGAGACTTTATAATGAAAAAGAAGAGAGGGAAGAATAAATGCAAACTTATTATACAATTGGTGAAGCTGCGAAAATGGCTGGAACAACTGTGCAAACTGTTCGGTATTACAGTGACATAGGATTATTGCAGCCTGTTTCCATTAAAGAGAGCGGTTATCGTTTATACTCTCCAAAAGAAATTTGGCAACTAAATATGATTACCACTTTACGTTCACTCGATTTTTCTTTGACGGACATTGCCAAATTACAAGAGGGAGAGGTTCCCGTTCACCAAGCAATAAAGTGGCAGTTAGAAGCGGTGAGACATCAAAAAATCCTCTATGAAAAAATGGAACAAACGTTAGAGAAAGCATCTCATATAGAAGATCCAGAAGAATCTCTTGCATTTATGCAAAAGATTGTAGAGGTGATGAAACAAAGTGCAGAAACAAGGAAAGAATACTTGATGCAAAAGGTTCGTGAAAAATTAGATGAACAAATAGTCCCCCCTGACTGGTTTCAGCTACTTTTTTCAAACATTCATCAATCAATAGGAACCTTAGAGGATATCTCAACAGAACAAGCTGTCATCTGGCATAAAATCAAGGAATTATGGGATGCTCCTGAATTTGTTACGGAGTTTCAAGAACATCTGTCTCCTTTTACTGAAAAACTAAACAATACTAAAATCCAAAGTAGTTACTACTATCAAGTATTAAACCAAATTCTATTAGAGGTTATATATTGCTTAGAATCGAATGTTGCCTACACTGATACAAAAATGCAATCTTTGGTTATTACTTTGTTACAGACATTAGCAAATATGCTCCAAACGAAATATTCTACTAAGTTTGTTCAAAACATGTATCCAACCATTCAATACTTCACTTCTAAGAGAGGAAAGCA
The DNA window shown above is from Bacillus pseudomycoides and carries:
- a CDS encoding GntR family transcriptional regulator codes for the protein MKIILSNVSNQPLYQQIKEQIKESIFNNDLKEGEQLPSIRLLANDLHVSVLTTKRVYAELEAEGFIITRVGKGTYVAPTNLELLMESKRHMVEVKLAEVCQMARSIGIHADDLHSMMDLILEEENGE
- a CDS encoding IS4 family transposase, with protein sequence MSISVSDELQLFAQEIQSFLSPNILRNLARDVGFVQRTSKYQAKDLVALCVWLSQSVAKTSLTQLCSCLEASTEVLISPEGLNQRFNSAAVQFLQQILAKLLNQKLFSPRLFSSSYNSSFKRIRILDSTAFQLPDPFSFVYPGAGGCSHTAGVKIQLEYDLLSGQFLHIHTGPGKQHDRTYGSLCVPTVTANDLCIRDLGYFHLKDLQHIQDKKAYYISRIKSNTRIYQKNPNPDYFQDGRIKKVTEYIQIDMEVLMNSLQPGQTCEISNAYVGMTDKVPTRVIVHRLTKEQQQKRLQDQTVREKKKGMKYSARSKRLSGINVYTTNTPTDIVPMGQVHDWYSLRWQIEILFKTWKSFFHIHHCKKIKRERLECHLYGQLIAILLCSSTMFQMRQLLLMKKKRELSEYKAIYMIKDYFLLLFQAIQKDTQELSKVLIRLFNLLQQNGRKSHRYEKKTVFDILGVVYNCTMSDNQAA
- a CDS encoding MerR family transcriptional regulator, whose protein sequence is MQTYYTIGEAAKMAGTTVQTVRYYSDIGLLQPVSIKESGYRLYSPKEIWQLNMITTLRSLDFSLTDIAKLQEGEVPVHQAIKWQLEAVRHQKILYEKMEQTLEKASHIEDPEESLAFMQKIVEVMKQSAETRKEYLMQKVREKLDEQIVPPDWFQLLFSNIHQSIGTLEDISTEQAVIWHKIKELWDAPEFVTEFQEHLSPFTEKLNNTKIQSSYYYQVLNQILLEVIYCLESNVAYTDTKMQSLVITLLQTLANMLQTKYSTKFVQNMYPTIQYFTSKRGKQFYVLLSEFNPESKKYQEAWDHIYNCYFWMLEHEKFVFITKEE
- a CDS encoding ABC-2 transporter permease, producing the protein MLINLVMKDFMLVKKHFLILLVFAAIAPIYVSTQLQLNDGGLVGFLLTVILMEQILFGTISKFEDQYKGAALLCATPYTRNAFVKAKYLFLFVIFICVSIIRIITTIIIPSGIEKLSINALGITFLIVSILFGILLPVQFKFGYDKTKIITFFTVFLIPFVAPTLIKGHFDFTITFPFPPIVLAWMPCFISIVISLISMMISLKIYAKKDL
- a CDS encoding ABC transporter ATP-binding protein; the encoded protein is MNAVLEVNKLNKTYDRFSLKDVTFSLNKDCITGFIGTNGSGKTTTIKAILGLILKDSGKINFLGKDMDKNERKSKNKIGIVLDEGYFYDELTLKEMKNVIAPSYTDWDEADFLSYIKQFNLNLGQKISTLSKGMRMKFAVALALSHHADLLIMDEPTSGLDPLVRSELMNILLDFMKEPGKSVFFSTHITSDLDKIADMIILIDDGKILVNEEKDILVDTHALVKGDNQLINEQTKPLFLNLHQSQYGFEGITHKKDDVRRLMPDVLVERPTIEDIMLSYIGGNNHVN
- a CDS encoding IS4 family transposase, with amino-acid sequence MNLSIQDEFHLFAEELQRYLSPHILQQLAQETGFVKRKSKYGARDLAALCIWISQHVASDSLTRLCSQLYANTATLMSPEGLNQRFNRYAVLFLQRVFSLLVKSKLNDSSQISNQYTSYFQRIRILDATIFQVPNHLAPIYPGSGGCAQTAGIKIQLEYDLHSGKFLNFQMEPGKNNDKTFGTDCLDTLRPGDLCIRDLGYFSLKDLDQMDQRGVFYVSRLKLNNRVYVKNESPEFFRNGTVKKQSLYVLLNLEDIMHQIKPGDTYEIQNAYIGQQKLPSRVVIYRLTSTQTHKRRKQQTYVEKKKGVTYSEKSKRLTEINVYITNIPWEVVPMEHIHDIYSLRWQIEIVFKTWKSLFGINRCHNVKRERLECHLYGQLIAIFLCSSTMFKMRQLLLQKKQKELSEYKAIYMIQDHLYLAYEALQKDTKEITKVFLQLFNLLQKNGRKSHRYEKKTVFDILGIVYEYSGLRRQKKVA